ATGCGCCGATGTTGATGAAGGTTTTCCCGAATGCCTGGCAAACCTTGAAGATCGAGCAGGGCACCCCTAATTTTGAAACCTTGAATGCCTCTGAGGCAATATTGGCCCAGAAGGGCATCTTGGTCATCTACCCTGAAGGCCATGTCCATTCCGGCCCTTTGAACCCGGCGCTCCCCGGAGCGGCTTTCCTCGCCATGCGAACAGGCGCACCGATCATTCCCATGGGAACGATCTCGGATAACAATTGGAAGCTATTCAAGACGCTTAAGGAAAAGAAGAGACCGTTACGGGTCCGCACCCGGATCGGAAAGGTCTTTGGCCCGTTGAAATCCGCCAACACTGGCCGCCCCACCCGTGATGAAATTCGTGAAGCCGGTAAACAGATCATGCAGCAGATCGCTGCCCTCCTCCCGCCAGCCTATCGGGGTGAATTTGACACAGATGCGGCCTGAGTGAGAACAGCCTGAAACAGAGTATTCTTTAATATGAGGATATGGATCGCCTTCTTTCCAAAAGATAGGCGATCTTTTTTATTTTATAATCCATATAAAGGCTCTCTAATACTATTTTGATATTTCAGGCTTAGAATTAGGTGATATTGCGAAGCAAGAGGATTTATATATGGAATATAAGGATTATTACAACACACTGGGCGTAACCAAAACCGCCGGTCAAGATGAAATTAAGAAAGCATATCGGAAATTAGCCCGGAAATACCATCCGGATGTGAACCCTGACGATCCCAATGCGGAAGAGAAATTTAAGGAGATCAATGAGGCCTATCAGGTCCTTTCGGACCAGGATAAACGCCAGAAATATGATCAATTTGGATCGCAATGGAAGCAGTACCAACAGACGGGCGGACGGCCCGAAGACTTTGACTGGTCACGCTGGGCAACCCGCGGCCAGCCTGGCGCTCAATATCGTACGGTCAGCCAGGAAGACCTGGAGCAGATGTTCGGAGGTGGTTTGGGCGGTTTCTCAGATTTCTTTGAAACATTATTTGGCGGAATGGGCGGGGCGCGAACAACCCGTCGCCCTGGTGCCCGTGCGACAAGGCAGAATATGACCAAGGGACAGGATATCCAGCATCCGGTGGAGATCAGCCTCTCGGAGGCCTTTCATGGGACCACCCGCACGCTGTCCTATGAAAACGGTCGGCGGATTGAGGCCAAAATTCCCGCCGGTGTGAAGACCGGTTCCAAGATCCGTTTGAGCGGTCAGGGTGGGGCAGGCGCTCGCGGGTCTGGTGACCTGTATTTGAAGGTGACCGTCTTGCCTGATCCGAAATTCAAACGGGATGGCGATGACCTTCGCATTGATCAGCCTGTGGAATTCTTCACAGCGCTGTTGGGCGGTGAGGTGGAAGTCTCCACGATTGATAAGACCGTGAAACTGACCATCCCTGCCGGAACTGATTCCGGGAAGACCTTCCGGTTGAAGGGCTTGGGTATGCCTGTTCTTGGCAGCACCAAGAAGCACGGCGATCTCTATGCCAAGGTGGAAGTTAGCGTTCCCAAAGACCTGACCGAAGAGCAGAAGAAGAAATTTAAGGCTGCTCAGGAGTCATTGAAGAAGAAATAGAGAGTAAAAACGCCCCTGATAGATTATTTATCAAGGGCGTTTTATTTTGGAGTGATTCATGCGACGATTGGAAATTGTCCCTGACAAGGAAGCACTGGTCCGGGAGGCTGCTGAGATATTTATCAAGGCTGCCCAAGAGCAGATCCGGCAAAAAGGCGTGTTTTCGGTAGCCCTCTCCGGTGGCGGTACACCCAAGCCGGTCTATGCCGAATTGGCGAAACCTGAGAACCGTGAGCGGGTGGACTGGGAAAAAGTGCACCTGTTCTGGGGTGACGAGCGGCATGTTCCACCTGAGGACAACCAGTCCAATTTCAGGATGGTCCGCGAGGCTTTGTTGGACAAGATCGAGATCCCGGCGGAGAATATCCACCGGGTGCGGACTGAGATGGATGTGCGGATGGCCGCATTCCAGTATGAAGAAGAACTGCGTCAGTTTTTTAGTGGGGACTGGCCGGTTTTTGATTTTATCTTTCTGGGGATGGGAAACGATGGTCACACGGCATCCTTGTTCCCAATGTCAGCAGGATTGAACGAGGAATTCCGCTGGTTCATCGCCAATTATGCCCCCAGCATGGATTCATGGCGGCTGACCCTTACGGCCCCGGCGGTCAACGCAGCCAGGTTTATCCTGGTGCTGGTGTCAGGGGAAGCCAAGGCTGACCGCCTGAAAGCCGTGTTAACAGGTCCCCAAGCGCCGTATGAGATGCCAACCCAGATGATTGACCCCAAGGAGGGCGAGATGCTCTGGCTGGTGGATCAAGCGGCTGCAAGTGAGATAAAAGAAGACCTGCTTTGAACGGCAGGTCTTTTTCGTTTAAATTGTCTATTTGATCTTATTCATCAGGCCAGACATATAATTCCAGGCTGCATACGTTTTGAATGGGTTCCAGATTGGACACCAGATAGGAGAGGCTTTCCATCTGAGTGCCAAATCCGGGGACATAGGCCAGGATAGTCCCATCCTGCAATATCTGAGAGACAGAGCCGCCCGGTAGATAGTCCCCCTCATCGTTACTGAGGTAATTGCAGGGAATCCCGGTCATGAAGTAGAAGAACTCACAGTTATTGGTGATGAAATCTGCATCTGGCAGGGTTTTTAGATAATCCTGAACATCTTCACCGCAGTCATTTTTAATATTGGTGTATTGCAGGAAATAAGCGTCAGGTTTTTCCACAAAGTCACGTGTGTCCTCTGCTTCGACCCCAATCTCCGTTCAAACCCCTGGCAGCAATGAGACGGGATAGACGGGTGGGAAACCGGTCATCAGCACCGGGTCGCCTTCGGAAACCGTGCGGACATAGCCATTCCCTTCAGCAAGGTTGATGGCAGAGTTCATGTAGTGGACGGAATCACCGGAAATACCCATGCCGTCTTTGGTCAGCGATAGTTGCGCCAGGGTCGTGAGTGTCGCAACAGTGAGGATCAGCACCCAGAAGAGCCACTTGTTTTGGTTGACTTTGAGAAGCGCAGATCGAACTTTGGTGATGAGAGCGCTGAATTTTGGTGCACTGGAAAAAGCAGGCGTGAATTGAGCGAAATGATCCAGTTGACGGTGGAGTAGGAAAAGCATCGTGGGCAGGAAGAAGAACAGGAACCAGCCCGGCATAAAGTCGTTATAGTCAATTTTGATCAACAGGACGCCAACCCCAAAGCCGATCAGGGCTTCCAGCCAGGCGGCGGCCCAGTTGCGAGCAGGTTTGATTTGGAGGGACTTAGTTGCCCAACCGACCAGCCCCCAGGCTGCCAGAAGGATAAGCGAGCTCAGGCAGATAAAATCCGCAATGGGAAGGAGACCGCCCAGGATCATCCACAGACGGTCAGGCTGGCCCCAGGTATAACCCGGTGTTCTGACGGAGACCCGTTGGGTCTCACCGCCAATTCCAACTTCCCAACCAAGGACCTTTTCGTAGGTGTTTGAAAGGACCTGAGCTGGGTCAATGATGATATTTTCTTTGTCCCATGTGATTTGAGCGGGGCCGGAATCCTTTGTGAAGATCAGGGTCAGGCCACCCGTCAGCCCCTGTCGGAAAGATAGGGTGCCACCGGCTGACAGGCGGAAGCCATTGACATCAAACGCGACAACATCTCCGCTGTTCTCAAATAGGCCGCGGTCAATGAGGTTGTCATCAGGCGAGAGTACTTCCACCAGTTTGACCTCGGACTCCAGGGGCGTGAGGGTGAGCGTGTGTGTCGTTCGGAAGGGGACAGCATGATAGGGGGCAACCAGGAAGGTAGCTGCTGTGAGCAGGACCGCCAAAGCGGCTAGGATGATCTTGGTATTCTTGCTGGCAGACCAATTAATAAACGCCTTGAGTAATAGGGCTGCCAGAAAGGTGAAGTTGGCTCCCAGCCCGATCAAAATGATTACTTTGAGCCATAAGGGGGCCACAAATAACAGGCCTATCCGGGTGGAAAGCCCGTAGGCCCAGAGAAAGCCCAGAATCAATGCGATTAACCAGAAACCCCAAATCTTTTTCTTTAATGCCATTACCCAAGCTCCCATACGGTGATTGTCAGGGTTAAATTATATCTCAGAGGGAGGAAATTCTCATCTTCTTCCAATTTGATGACTGACTTGACGACCGTTATTTGGGGGGTTATGATTCTGGCATGTATTTAAAAGGCAGTAAGTGGTCAATGAACCGGCGAAGACGACGATCCAACCCCTGGTTGATCGTCTTTCTTGTGTTAGCAATTGCTTTCGTTGCCTATTTGAATGTGTTTATAATCCCAACGGTCCCAGCACCGTTCGTTCCCACGCCGACACCCACCCGGAACCCCGAATCCTTTGTGCAGGAGGCAGAAACTTACCTGGCGGAAGGGCGGGTCAGTTCGGCAGTGGATTCCTATATCGCGGCGATCAAGGCTGAACCACAGAACATCAATAACTACCTCAGCCTGGCAACCCTTCAGATTTACACCGGTGACTATGAGGCCGCTCGGGTGAACG
This Chloroflexota bacterium DNA region includes the following protein-coding sequences:
- a CDS encoding J domain-containing protein, coding for MEYKDYYNTLGVTKTAGQDEIKKAYRKLARKYHPDVNPDDPNAEEKFKEINEAYQVLSDQDKRQKYDQFGSQWKQYQQTGGRPEDFDWSRWATRGQPGAQYRTVSQEDLEQMFGGGLGGFSDFFETLFGGMGGARTTRRPGARATRQNMTKGQDIQHPVEISLSEAFHGTTRTLSYENGRRIEAKIPAGVKTGSKIRLSGQGGAGARGSGDLYLKVTVLPDPKFKRDGDDLRIDQPVEFFTALLGGEVEVSTIDKTVKLTIPAGTDSGKTFRLKGLGMPVLGSTKKHGDLYAKVEVSVPKDLTEEQKKKFKAAQESLKKK
- the pgl gene encoding 6-phosphogluconolactonase; amino-acid sequence: MRRLEIVPDKEALVREAAEIFIKAAQEQIRQKGVFSVALSGGGTPKPVYAELAKPENRERVDWEKVHLFWGDERHVPPEDNQSNFRMVREALLDKIEIPAENIHRVRTEMDVRMAAFQYEEELRQFFSGDWPVFDFIFLGMGNDGHTASLFPMSAGLNEEFRWFIANYAPSMDSWRLTLTAPAVNAARFILVLVSGEAKADRLKAVLTGPQAPYEMPTQMIDPKEGEMLWLVDQAAASEIKEDLL
- a CDS encoding 1-acyl-sn-glycerol-3-phosphate acyltransferase — protein: MKDETAIQPYVQKYPWPRRRFIRGLLSGGIDVAATLLTNWEIIGKENLPKEGPLLIVGNHFHFLDTIAPIYSTRWPLEFIGDFQMPNAPMLMKVFPNAWQTLKIEQGTPNFETLNASEAILAQKGILVIYPEGHVHSGPLNPALPGAAFLAMRTGAPIIPMGTISDNNWKLFKTLKEKKRPLRVRTRIGKVFGPLKSANTGRPTRDEIREAGKQIMQQIAALLPPAYRGEFDTDAA